Proteins found in one Halobaculum sp. MBLA0147 genomic segment:
- a CDS encoding glutamate--tRNA ligase, protein MDEETRERVREEAELHALVNAVKHDSDPDVGAIMGPLMGENPEFREHGDEIAGVAAPVVSEIAGLDADERRERLSEAAPDRLAALEADDEEDDHELPELPNVDDYDTIRMRAAPNPNGPWHLGHVRMPSVIGTYKERYDGEFVVRFDDTDPETKRPDLDAYDAILEDLEYLGFEPDAVLRASDRLETYYDHARRLIDAGGAYTCSCPAEHFRGLKADGEPCDHRDKHTETIHEEFDAMVAGEYDAGEMVLRVKTDIEHKNPALRDFVAFRMIDTPHPRPEAAEYRCWPMLDFQSGIDDHLTGVTHIIRGIDLQDSAKRQQFVYDYFDWEYPEVLHWGHVQIDAYDVSMSTSTIKEKVDAGELTGWDDPRAPTIRSLRRRGIRGEAIVAAMVELGMSTSDVDLAMSAIYAHNRELVDDETDRAFLVRDGERFALSGAYPEAGHPPVHPDHEDRGERELVAGDAVLLEPDDVPAVGDRVWLKGFGCFRRTDDGLAWDGQEIAVVREEGVSVVHWVPAEDNEPVRMRTPDGDVSGHAEAGLRAYETDDLLQFERIGFVRVDEPAAAGDGAETVVYYAHP, encoded by the coding sequence ATGGACGAGGAGACACGCGAGCGGGTCCGCGAGGAGGCGGAACTGCACGCACTCGTGAACGCGGTGAAACACGACTCGGACCCCGACGTGGGGGCGATCATGGGACCACTGATGGGCGAGAACCCCGAGTTCCGCGAGCACGGCGACGAGATCGCCGGCGTCGCGGCCCCGGTCGTCTCCGAGATCGCGGGGCTGGACGCCGACGAGCGACGCGAGCGCCTCTCGGAGGCGGCACCCGACCGACTGGCGGCGTTGGAGGCCGACGACGAGGAGGACGACCACGAACTGCCGGAGTTGCCGAACGTCGACGACTACGACACGATCCGGATGCGGGCGGCGCCGAACCCGAACGGGCCGTGGCACCTCGGTCACGTTCGGATGCCCTCCGTCATCGGCACGTACAAGGAGCGTTACGACGGGGAGTTCGTCGTCCGTTTCGACGACACGGACCCAGAGACGAAGCGGCCGGATCTCGACGCCTACGACGCGATCCTCGAAGATCTCGAGTACCTCGGCTTCGAACCGGACGCGGTGCTCCGGGCATCCGACCGGCTGGAGACGTACTACGACCACGCCCGGCGACTGATCGACGCGGGCGGCGCGTACACCTGCTCGTGTCCGGCCGAACACTTCCGCGGGCTGAAGGCCGACGGCGAGCCGTGTGACCACCGCGACAAGCACACCGAGACGATCCACGAGGAGTTCGACGCGATGGTCGCCGGGGAGTACGACGCCGGGGAGATGGTGTTGCGGGTCAAGACGGACATCGAGCACAAGAACCCCGCTCTTCGCGACTTCGTCGCCTTCCGGATGATCGACACCCCGCACCCACGGCCGGAGGCGGCGGAGTACCGCTGTTGGCCGATGCTCGACTTCCAGTCGGGGATCGACGACCACCTCACCGGGGTCACACACATCATCCGCGGGATCGACCTCCAGGACTCCGCGAAGCGCCAGCAGTTCGTCTACGACTACTTCGACTGGGAGTACCCCGAGGTGCTCCACTGGGGCCACGTCCAGATCGACGCCTACGACGTGTCGATGTCCACCTCGACGATCAAGGAGAAGGTCGACGCCGGCGAGTTGACCGGCTGGGACGACCCCCGAGCGCCGACGATCCGGTCGCTGCGACGCCGCGGCATCCGCGGCGAGGCCATCGTCGCGGCGATGGTGGAGTTGGGGATGTCGACCTCGGACGTGGACCTCGCGATGTCGGCCATCTACGCTCACAACCGCGAGTTGGTCGACGACGAGACGGACCGTGCGTTCCTCGTCCGCGACGGCGAGCGGTTCGCGCTGTCGGGTGCCTACCCCGAGGCGGGTCACCCGCCGGTCCACCCGGACCACGAGGACCGCGGCGAGCGCGAACTCGTCGCCGGCGACGCCGTCCTCTTGGAACCGGACGACGTGCCCGCAGTCGGCGACCGCGTGTGGCTGAAGGGGTTCGGCTGCTTCCGCCGCACGGACGACGGCCTCGCGTGGGACGGTCAGGAGATCGCGGTCGTCCGCGAGGAGGGTGTCTCGGTGGTCCACTGGGTGCCCGCCGAGGACAACGAGCCCGTGCGGATGCGGACGCCAGACGGTGACGTGTCCGGCCACGCCGAGGCCGGCCTCCGGGCGTACGAGACGGACGATCTCCTCCAGTTCGAGCGGATCGGCTTCGTCCGCGTCGACGAACCCGCCGCGGCCGGCGACGGCGCGGAGACGGTCGTCTACTACGCACACCCCTGA
- a CDS encoding MaoC family dehydratase, with protein sequence MSVYYEDLSVSDTQSFGHYEVTREEILSFAEQYDPQWFHTEPERAAEESPYGGVIASGWHTAAVTMRMLVDAVLSDAASVGAKGVDELRWPAPVRPGDVLTCENEIVAKEPEHPERGLVHAKTETFDQDGRRVFSMVGLVMYRRRDGGA encoded by the coding sequence GTGTCAGTGTACTACGAGGACCTCTCGGTGAGTGACACGCAGTCGTTCGGGCACTACGAGGTGACGCGCGAGGAGATCCTCTCGTTCGCGGAGCAGTACGACCCGCAGTGGTTCCACACGGAGCCGGAGCGAGCGGCCGAAGAGTCCCCGTACGGCGGCGTCATCGCCTCCGGGTGGCACACGGCCGCGGTGACGATGCGCATGCTCGTCGACGCGGTGTTGTCCGACGCCGCCAGCGTCGGCGCGAAGGGTGTCGACGAACTCCGGTGGCCCGCTCCGGTGCGCCCCGGCGACGTGTTGACCTGCGAGAACGAGATCGTCGCGAAGGAACCCGAACACCCCGAGCGCGGACTCGTCCACGCGAAGACGGAGACGTTCGACCAGGACGGCCGGCGCGTGTTCTCGATGGTCGGCCTGGTGATGTACCGGCGGCGGGACGGAGGGGCGTAG
- a CDS encoding antitoxin VapB family protein, with translation MSAADEHIRVSRRVKEALDRRRKDGESYNDVLERVLDEDRDVLAGFGAFEGTDRGTATREVHERTAEKSGRRIERIAEQRDDE, from the coding sequence GTGTCCGCTGCAGACGAACACATTCGAGTCAGCCGTCGGGTCAAGGAGGCACTCGACCGTCGCCGGAAGGACGGGGAGTCGTACAACGACGTACTCGAACGGGTCCTCGACGAGGATCGTGATGTCCTCGCTGGGTTCGGCGCCTTCGAAGGGACCGACCGTGGGACGGCCACTCGTGAGGTCCACGAGCGGACGGCCGAGAAGTCTGGCCGACGGATCGAACGGATCGCGGAGCAACGCGACGACGAATGA
- a CDS encoding PIN domain-containing protein, translating to MRVFDATFLIDYGRGVDATAEYLREYPDERFVVPAPVLTEFLLGAVHGRGATDLAKFESELSWADVVGLDRGTARSAAVVADEVGPQGPQLTAVDAVVAAVARDRGGTVVSVDTDLTHDAVRRVVDVDEYR from the coding sequence ATGAGAGTCTTCGACGCGACGTTCTTGATCGACTACGGTCGAGGCGTCGATGCGACCGCCGAGTACCTACGTGAGTACCCCGACGAACGGTTCGTCGTCCCAGCACCGGTACTCACCGAGTTCCTTCTCGGGGCCGTACACGGTCGAGGAGCGACCGATCTCGCCAAGTTCGAGTCGGAACTCTCCTGGGCGGATGTCGTCGGACTCGACCGAGGGACTGCGCGGAGTGCAGCCGTCGTCGCCGACGAGGTCGGCCCTCAGGGACCGCAGCTGACTGCCGTCGACGCGGTGGTTGCTGCCGTCGCTCGCGACCGCGGTGGGACCGTCGTCTCCGTCGACACAGATCTCACGCACGACGCTGTCCGTCGAGTCGTCGACGTAGACGAGTACCGTTGA
- a CDS encoding DUF447 domain-containing protein, with the protein MDGDGDTADADAEWPVALTGVTETVVTTLGPNDLWNVAALGVHAPAGGGDDHVGAGEGDDPDGVDDSDSVDDADGVDDPDDGYDTAWARTWGRTRTWRNFRERGEGVVQFTVDPLTFAEAALTIREESDPVVESADAWVRVAVERVAAGERGGTQWVDWRLHPVETEIRRERVGSFDRAALAVVEATVAASRLDVPTYDTDALLDRLAFYDEVVETAGGDRARRAFDVVDDATGWRSSR; encoded by the coding sequence GTGGACGGCGACGGCGACACCGCCGACGCAGACGCAGAGTGGCCCGTCGCGCTGACCGGGGTGACGGAGACGGTCGTGACCACGCTCGGCCCGAACGACCTGTGGAACGTCGCCGCGTTGGGTGTCCACGCACCCGCGGGTGGCGGTGACGACCACGTCGGCGCGGGCGAGGGAGACGACCCAGACGGTGTGGACGACTCCGACAGTGTGGACGACGCAGACGGTGTGGACGACCCGGACGACGGCTACGACACGGCGTGGGCGCGGACGTGGGGACGGACGCGGACGTGGCGCAACTTCCGCGAGCGGGGCGAGGGCGTGGTCCAGTTCACCGTCGACCCGCTGACGTTCGCGGAGGCGGCGTTGACGATCCGCGAGGAGTCGGACCCGGTCGTCGAGTCTGCCGACGCGTGGGTCCGCGTCGCCGTCGAGCGCGTCGCTGCGGGCGAACGCGGTGGCACGCAGTGGGTCGACTGGCGGCTCCACCCGGTGGAGACGGAGATCCGCCGCGAACGGGTCGGCTCGTTCGACCGCGCGGCGCTCGCGGTGGTGGAGGCGACCGTCGCGGCGTCGCGACTCGACGTGCCGACGTACGACACGGACGCGTTGCTGGATCGACTGGCGTTCTACGACGAGGTGGTCGAGACGGCCGGCGGCGACCGCGCCCGACGGGCCTTCGACGTGGTCGACGATGCGACGGGGTGGCGGTCGTCACGGTAG
- a CDS encoding triphosphoribosyl-dephospho-CoA synthase produces MSRDDAIRREPLDADRVRRDPAATAELALLLEVAGTPKPGNVDRHRDAADLHLEQFLAGAVGAREGLRMAAAGEPVGEAFETAVAGMSHQRGGNTQFGCLLLLVPLVAATTADRRVTRERVREVCRATTVADAAGFYRAFEHVDVAVADPPDGMEPLDVRRGADAVATLVERDLTLWELLCDSAEHDDNAREWAEGFPRTFRAAERIVDDDGPVTDRAARAFLDLLAESPDTLVATQHGADVADEVSDRAGEVAEQVAETESLEPAEAWADELVEQGINPGTTADITAAALYVALCRGVSP; encoded by the coding sequence GTGAGTCGCGACGACGCGATCCGACGAGAGCCGCTGGACGCAGATCGGGTCCGGCGTGACCCGGCGGCGACGGCGGAGTTGGCGCTGCTGTTGGAGGTCGCCGGGACGCCGAAGCCGGGCAACGTCGACCGCCACCGCGACGCCGCCGACCTCCACTTGGAACAGTTCCTCGCCGGTGCCGTCGGCGCACGGGAGGGGTTGCGGATGGCGGCCGCGGGCGAGCCGGTCGGCGAGGCGTTCGAGACCGCCGTCGCCGGGATGAGCCACCAACGCGGCGGCAACACGCAGTTCGGCTGTCTGCTGTTGCTCGTCCCGCTCGTCGCCGCGACGACGGCCGACCGGCGCGTCACCCGCGAGCGAGTCCGCGAGGTCTGTCGAGCGACGACGGTCGCGGACGCGGCGGGGTTCTACCGCGCGTTCGAGCACGTCGACGTGGCCGTCGCCGACCCGCCCGACGGGATGGAGCCGCTGGACGTACGCCGCGGTGCGGACGCGGTCGCGACGCTCGTCGAGCGCGACCTGACGCTGTGGGAGTTGCTGTGTGACTCCGCGGAGCACGACGACAACGCCCGCGAGTGGGCAGAGGGGTTCCCGCGGACGTTCCGCGCCGCCGAGCGGATCGTCGACGACGACGGCCCCGTCACCGACCGCGCCGCACGGGCGTTCCTCGACCTGTTGGCCGAGTCGCCGGACACGCTCGTCGCGACGCAACACGGCGCCGACGTGGCCGACGAGGTGTCCGACCGCGCCGGCGAGGTGGCAGAGCAGGTCGCCGAGACAGAGTCGTTGGAGCCAGCCGAGGCGTGGGCCGACGAGTTGGTCGAGCAGGGGATCAATCCGGGGACGACCGCCGACATCACCGCCGCCGCGCTGTACGTCGCACTGTGTCGCGGGGTGTCGCCGTGA
- a CDS encoding dihydropyrimidine dehydrogenase codes for MTSGEADTGPAADATTPFDPPVALASLSGAADAAWARAGAGEAAVAFLGGVALDDPSREAARELVARERSEFLPPDPVAWIDEQLRRLADVRVRPGVNVRATGVAPVRAAAETCARHDAVVEVNAHCRQPELCAVGCGEALARDTERLARYVAAASDTGATTSVKLRAEVDGVDLPATARRLVDAGADWLHVDAMDTEGIVALVADAAPEAVVIANNGVRDRRTVREYLAYGADAVSLGRPSDDPVVRRRVNRAAVEWFEGADGTSAAGDSGGDRRRSAATPEGGQS; via the coding sequence GTGACCTCTGGGGAGGCCGATACAGGGCCGGCTGCCGACGCGACGACGCCGTTCGACCCGCCGGTCGCGCTCGCGTCGCTGTCCGGGGCCGCGGACGCGGCGTGGGCGCGAGCCGGCGCGGGCGAGGCCGCCGTCGCGTTCCTCGGCGGCGTCGCACTGGACGACCCGAGCCGCGAGGCGGCCCGCGAGTTGGTCGCCCGCGAGCGGTCGGAGTTCCTCCCGCCGGACCCCGTCGCGTGGATCGACGAGCAGTTGCGACGACTGGCTGACGTACGAGTTCGCCCCGGCGTGAACGTCCGTGCGACCGGTGTCGCGCCGGTCCGCGCGGCGGCCGAGACGTGCGCCCGGCACGACGCCGTCGTCGAGGTGAACGCCCACTGTCGCCAGCCGGAGCTGTGTGCGGTCGGCTGCGGCGAGGCACTGGCACGCGACACGGAGCGGCTCGCGCGGTACGTCGCCGCGGCGAGCGACACGGGAGCGACGACGAGCGTGAAACTCCGGGCGGAGGTCGACGGCGTGGACCTGCCGGCGACGGCGCGGCGACTCGTCGACGCGGGGGCCGACTGGCTCCACGTCGACGCGATGGACACGGAGGGGATCGTCGCGCTCGTCGCCGACGCCGCTCCCGAGGCGGTCGTGATCGCCAACAACGGCGTCCGCGACCGCCGGACGGTCCGCGAGTACCTCGCGTACGGCGCGGACGCGGTGAGTCTCGGGCGGCCGAGCGACGACCCCGTCGTCCGGCGGCGTGTCAATCGCGCCGCAGTCGAGTGGTTCGAGGGGGCCGACGGGACCAGTGCGGCCGGCGACTCGGGGGGCGACCGCCGACGGTCGGCGGCGACACCGGAGGGAGGCCAGTCGTGA
- the cofD gene encoding 2-phospho-L-lactate transferase, protein MVTFLAGGTGTPKLLDGLAAHYEPAATTVVGNVGDDVEIGGLLVCPDVDTVLFARGGELDRETWWGIDGDTTTTTEEIQSLTAAAGLDDGPRFLPDDRQTAGREIARWRRFSGVGEFMTIGDRDRAVHVLRTSLLDEGHTLTEVTRTLADAFGLDVDLLPVTDDPVASLIHTDEGRMHFQEYWVHRRAEPTVADVEFRGAEAATPTDAVLTALEDDVIVGPSNPVTSLGPMLAVPGVEAALRETPVVAVSPFVGDEVFSGPAAALMRGVGYEPSTAGVAEAYPFADAFVLDDADETTLDRPVVRTDTTLDGPADAERVLDACREALEVVEE, encoded by the coding sequence ATGGTGACGTTCCTCGCCGGGGGCACCGGGACCCCCAAGCTGCTCGACGGACTCGCGGCCCACTACGAGCCGGCCGCGACGACGGTCGTCGGCAACGTCGGCGACGACGTGGAGATCGGTGGGCTGCTCGTCTGTCCGGACGTGGACACGGTGTTGTTCGCTCGCGGCGGCGAACTCGACCGCGAGACGTGGTGGGGGATCGACGGCGACACGACGACGACGACCGAGGAGATCCAGTCGTTGACGGCCGCGGCGGGACTCGACGACGGCCCGCGGTTCCTCCCGGACGACAGACAGACCGCCGGCCGCGAGATCGCACGGTGGCGACGCTTCTCCGGCGTCGGCGAGTTCATGACGATCGGCGACCGGGACCGCGCGGTCCACGTGCTCCGCACCTCGTTGCTCGACGAGGGCCACACGCTCACCGAGGTCACGCGGACGCTCGCGGACGCCTTCGGCCTCGACGTGGACCTGCTCCCCGTCACGGACGACCCGGTCGCGAGTCTGATCCACACCGACGAGGGCCGGATGCACTTCCAGGAGTACTGGGTCCACCGACGGGCCGAGCCGACGGTCGCGGACGTCGAGTTCCGCGGCGCCGAGGCGGCGACGCCGACGGACGCGGTGCTGACGGCACTCGAGGACGACGTGATCGTCGGACCGTCGAACCCGGTGACGAGTCTCGGCCCGATGCTGGCGGTGCCCGGTGTCGAGGCGGCGCTCCGGGAGACACCCGTCGTCGCCGTGTCGCCGTTCGTCGGCGACGAGGTGTTCTCCGGGCCGGCGGCCGCGCTGATGCGGGGTGTGGGGTACGAGCCGTCGACCGCGGGCGTCGCGGAGGCGTACCCGTTCGCCGACGCGTTCGTCCTCGACGACGCCGACGAGACCACCCTCGACCGCCCGGTCGTCCGGACGGACACGACACTCGACGGCCCGGCCGACGCCGAGCGGGTGTTGGACGCCTGTCGGGAGGCGCTGGAGGTGGTCGAGGAGTGA
- a CDS encoding nucleoside phosphorylase, with the protein MSKQPHLLLEEGDVHDVALIPGNPDRVDRIADHCDESELVAENREYRTVNAVYDGTPLTITSTGIGCPSAAIAIEELHEVGVETVIRVGTCGALQAEMEVGDMVIATGAAKEEGTSRRYEAVEYPAVPDYETLGELEAAAAANDEDVHVGPIVSDDAFYNETDEYVADWEAANLLAIEMEAAAVFSLARRRGMAAGAICTVDGNLVAGSQKGADSDEELPEKAKDNVARAIDISLDAVTRLV; encoded by the coding sequence ATGTCCAAACAGCCGCACCTGTTGCTCGAAGAGGGTGACGTACACGACGTAGCCTTGATCCCGGGGAACCCGGACCGCGTCGACCGCATCGCCGACCACTGCGACGAGTCGGAACTGGTCGCCGAGAACCGCGAGTACCGCACGGTCAACGCGGTCTACGACGGCACCCCATTGACGATCACCTCGACGGGCATCGGCTGTCCCTCCGCCGCCATCGCGATCGAAGAACTCCACGAGGTCGGCGTCGAGACGGTGATCCGCGTCGGGACCTGCGGCGCGCTCCAGGCGGAGATGGAAGTCGGGGACATGGTGATCGCGACCGGCGCGGCCAAAGAAGAGGGAACCAGTCGCCGCTACGAGGCCGTCGAGTACCCCGCGGTGCCGGACTACGAGACCCTCGGCGAGCTGGAGGCCGCCGCCGCGGCCAACGACGAGGACGTTCACGTCGGCCCCATCGTCTCCGACGACGCCTTCTACAACGAGACGGACGAGTACGTCGCCGACTGGGAGGCCGCGAACTTGCTGGCCATCGAGATGGAGGCGGCGGCCGTCTTCTCGCTGGCGCGCCGCCGCGGGATGGCCGCCGGCGCGATCTGTACCGTCGACGGCAACCTCGTCGCCGGCTCCCAGAAGGGGGCCGACTCCGACGAGGAACTCCCCGAGAAGGCGAAGGACAACGTCGCCCGCGCCATCGACATCTCGCTGGACGCCGTGACGCGACTGGTCTGA
- a CDS encoding HPP family protein encodes MPDRRSRLAAVVAALTAPVRGLWGRLRSGVAVWRRRLRRIERREIAEFRRWLEHTDNLVRLSALLFVPGLLALVTALSNALPQFSFLLFPPLASGAYGLFADPEGRYADPVRFVVGVTGGAACGWAAIEVETLLFGASAARTVSPGSAAVSILLAGVVTWALDVEVPSAFSAALLVLAAPTPWRYVGFTLLASTLIAAVFAVWRESVYEERAGFLYGTVTADDHVLVPLRGPDPTTPALFGARLAEAHEAGKVVLLDVVDDERVAATERTLLDHARGTGDRVDRLADVDPAVRRRADEAVERVETTATRLRTEAGVPVEVAVATGDPERVVGEVAHATNCDLIVTPYETAFGGTASFVRAVFRTDTDAVTLRAREPREEWRRVLVLVARPGDTAHAMVDFAARLAGGSGTVAVCSCIDREAERRRAEDKLAKVVETVDASVETRVARADVLSFVERNAAGYDLVLLGASRDRSAASRLLSPPTFHRVEDVEADVAVVDRGDVR; translated from the coding sequence GTGCCGGACCGCCGCTCGCGTCTCGCCGCCGTCGTCGCCGCGCTCACAGCGCCGGTGCGCGGTCTCTGGGGGCGGCTCCGGTCCGGCGTGGCGGTGTGGCGGCGCCGCCTCCGGCGGATCGAGCGCCGCGAGATCGCGGAGTTCCGGCGGTGGCTCGAACACACGGACAACCTCGTCCGGCTCTCGGCGCTGCTGTTCGTCCCGGGACTCTTGGCACTGGTCACGGCGTTGTCGAACGCGCTCCCGCAGTTCTCGTTCCTGCTGTTCCCGCCGCTCGCGTCGGGTGCCTACGGCCTGTTCGCGGACCCGGAGGGCCGCTACGCCGACCCCGTGCGGTTCGTCGTCGGCGTCACCGGCGGTGCCGCGTGCGGGTGGGCGGCCATCGAGGTCGAGACCCTCCTCTTCGGCGCGAGCGCGGCCCGGACCGTCTCGCCGGGGAGTGCCGCCGTCTCGATCCTGCTGGCCGGAGTGGTGACGTGGGCGCTGGACGTGGAGGTGCCGTCGGCGTTCTCCGCCGCACTGTTGGTGTTGGCGGCGCCGACCCCGTGGCGCTACGTCGGATTCACGCTGCTCGCGAGTACGCTGATCGCCGCCGTGTTCGCGGTGTGGCGCGAGAGCGTCTACGAGGAGCGAGCGGGGTTCCTCTACGGCACCGTCACCGCCGACGACCACGTCCTCGTCCCGTTGCGTGGGCCAGACCCGACCACACCGGCGCTGTTCGGCGCGCGTCTCGCCGAGGCCCACGAGGCGGGGAAGGTGGTGTTGCTCGACGTGGTCGACGACGAGCGCGTGGCGGCGACGGAACGGACGCTGCTCGACCACGCCCGCGGCACCGGTGACCGCGTCGATCGCCTCGCCGACGTGGACCCGGCGGTGCGACGGCGTGCCGACGAGGCGGTCGAACGTGTCGAGACCACCGCGACGCGACTCCGGACGGAGGCGGGCGTCCCCGTCGAGGTGGCCGTCGCCACCGGCGACCCGGAGCGCGTCGTCGGCGAGGTGGCCCACGCGACCAACTGCGACCTGATCGTCACGCCCTACGAGACGGCCTTCGGCGGCACCGCCTCGTTCGTCCGGGCGGTGTTCCGGACGGACACGGACGCCGTGACGCTCCGGGCGCGTGAACCCCGCGAGGAGTGGCGGCGCGTGCTCGTGTTGGTCGCCCGTCCCGGCGACACCGCCCACGCGATGGTGGACTTCGCGGCGCGACTCGCCGGCGGCTCCGGGACGGTCGCCGTCTGTAGCTGTATCGACCGCGAGGCCGAACGACGGCGCGCCGAGGACAAACTCGCGAAGGTGGTCGAGACCGTCGACGCCTCCGTCGAGACGCGGGTCGCGCGGGCCGACGTGCTGTCGTTCGTCGAGCGCAACGCCGCGGGCTACGATCTGGTGCTGCTGGGCGCCTCGCGGGACCGCTCGGCCGCCTCGCGGCTGCTCTCTCCGCCGACGTTCCACCGCGTCGAAGACGTGGAGGCGGACGTGGCCGTCGTGGATCGTGGCGACGTGCGGTGA
- the secY gene encoding preprotein translocase subunit SecY, whose product MGWKETAEPVLTRMPTVARPEGHVPFKRKLAWTAGVLVMYFFLTNVTLWGLGTGGGDFYGQFRSILAGNSRSVLQLGIGPIVTASIVLQLLGGANLLGLDTDNDPRDQILYQGLQKLLVVVMIFLTGLPMVFAGNFLPASQQLAQVVPGGTTGVNALIFAQIAVGGVLILLMDEVISKWGVGSGIGLFIIANISQRILGGLFGTEALGYSNGFFPNWFGIATGSVAVEGLGGILLAPGQLVAVFTTLLIFVTVVYAESVRVEIPLSHARVKGARGRFPVKLIYASVLPIILVRALTANIQFLGQILNSQLGSLPSWFAVYSNGVAVEGLMYYLRPVRGPQQWMWFVYAPAGDPIDIMIRIAIDLTITIGGSAIFAIFWVETTDMGPESTARQIQNSGMQIPGFRQNPQVIEKVMERYIPQVTVIGGALVGLLAVLANMLPTLGNVSGTGLLLTVSITYKLYEEIAEEQLMEMHPMMRQMFGSE is encoded by the coding sequence ATGGGTTGGAAAGAGACGGCGGAACCAGTACTCACGCGGATGCCCACGGTGGCGCGTCCGGAGGGGCACGTCCCCTTCAAGCGGAAGCTGGCGTGGACCGCCGGGGTCCTCGTGATGTACTTCTTCCTGACGAACGTCACCCTGTGGGGACTCGGTACCGGCGGGGGCGACTTCTACGGACAGTTCAGATCGATCCTGGCCGGCAACTCCCGGTCGGTGCTCCAGTTGGGGATCGGGCCGATCGTCACGGCGTCCATCGTCCTCCAGTTGCTCGGCGGTGCGAACCTCCTCGGACTCGACACGGACAACGACCCCCGCGACCAGATCCTCTACCAGGGCCTCCAGAAGCTGCTCGTCGTGGTGATGATCTTCCTCACCGGGCTGCCGATGGTGTTCGCCGGGAACTTCCTCCCGGCCAGTCAGCAGCTCGCGCAGGTCGTCCCGGGCGGTACCACCGGCGTGAACGCCCTGATATTCGCCCAGATCGCGGTCGGGGGCGTCCTCATCCTCTTGATGGACGAGGTCATCTCGAAGTGGGGCGTCGGCTCCGGGATCGGGCTGTTCATCATCGCCAACATCAGCCAGCGGATCCTCGGTGGGCTGTTCGGCACGGAGGCGCTGGGCTACTCGAACGGGTTCTTCCCCAACTGGTTCGGCATCGCCACGGGATCGGTCGCCGTCGAGGGGCTCGGCGGCATCCTGCTGGCACCGGGGCAGTTGGTCGCGGTGTTCACGACGCTGTTGATCTTCGTCACCGTCGTGTACGCGGAGTCGGTCCGCGTCGAGATCCCGCTGAGTCACGCTCGCGTGAAGGGTGCCCGGGGGCGGTTCCCGGTGAAGCTCATCTACGCCAGCGTCCTGCCGATCATCCTCGTCCGGGCGCTGACGGCGAACATCCAGTTCCTCGGCCAGATCCTCAACTCGCAGTTGGGGTCGCTGCCGAGTTGGTTCGCGGTGTACTCCAACGGCGTCGCCGTCGAGGGGTTGATGTACTACCTCCGGCCGGTGCGTGGCCCACAGCAGTGGATGTGGTTCGTGTACGCGCCCGCGGGTGACCCCATCGACATCATGATCCGGATCGCGATCGACCTGACGATCACCATCGGTGGGTCGGCGATCTTCGCGATCTTCTGGGTTGAGACGACGGACATGGGGCCGGAGTCGACCGCCAGACAGATTCAGAACTCCGGGATGCAGATCCCCGGGTTCCGACAGAACCCGCAGGTGATCGAGAAGGTGATGGAGCGGTACATCCCGCAGGTCACCGTCATCGGCGGCGCGCTCGTCGGCCTGCTCGCCGTGTTGGCGAACATGCTCCCGACGCTCGGGAACGTCTCCGGGACCGGGCTGCTGCTGACGGTGTCGATCACCTACAAGCTGTACGAGGAGATCGCCGAGGAACAGCTGATGGAGATGCACCCGATGATGCGGCAGATGTTCGGCTCGGAGTAG